A part of Larimichthys crocea isolate SSNF chromosome VII, L_crocea_2.0, whole genome shotgun sequence genomic DNA contains:
- the opa3 gene encoding optic atrophy 3 protein homolog: protein MVVGAFPIAKLLYLGVRQMSKPLANRIKAGARKSEFFKNYVCLPPAQFYHWIEMRTKMRIMGFRGSTIKPLNEEAAAELGAELLGEAIIFFVGGGCMVLEYSRQAANSRRKEEELNETINSLQTQVAELALTTETLDAQLREVNRQLVSFPVSSKK from the exons ATGGTGGTGGGTGCCTTCCCTATCGCCAAGCTCCTCTACCTCGGAGTGAGGCAGATGAGCAAGCCGTTAGCCAACAGAATAAAAGCCGGGGCTCGGAAAAGCGAGTTCTTCAAGAACTATGTCTGCCTGCCGCCTGCACAGT tTTACCACTGGATTGAGATGAGAACGAAGATGCGCATCATGGGCTTTCGGGGTTCCACCATCAAGCCATTGAATGAAGAGGCAGCTGCAGAGCTTGGCGCAGAGTTGCTGGGAGAGGCGATCATCTTCTTTGTCGGCGGTGGATGCATGGTGCTGGAGTACAGCAGGCAGGCTGCGAACTCTCGCCGCAAAGAAGAGGAGCTAAACGAGACCATCAACAGCCTACAGACTCAAGTAGCAGAGCTGGCACTTACCACAGAGACTCTTGATGCGCAGCTGAGAGAGGTCAACAGGCAACTGGTGTCCTTTCCTGTCTCCAGCAAAAAGTGA
- the hnrnpul1 gene encoding heterogeneous nuclear ribonucleoprotein U-like protein 1: MSVDVKKLKVNELKEELQRRGLDTRGLKADLVERLRAALEQEAEADASEQGEQGEQQEEQQEQEEQEEEEEYCQDNQDNEDVEDVEEPQEAVDDDDDEGEGDDGEDGDDGDDGGDVPQEEDEGRDSGGYYEDEEVEGEPYESQPASDSGHSMPDFTADVDIQKSDVTSEDETKPEPEPVENVESKPEIKVEVKMEDGPGAAGDGDEQQDIRETEDQQDDAAQAEQIKVEADKGGHHGRKRPYEESRSYNYYEHREDKRSRTPQPPAEDEEENIDDTLVTIDTYNCDLHFKVSRDRYSGYPLTIEGFAYLWAGARASHGVTRGRVCYEMKINEEIPVKHLPSSEPDPHVVRIGWSLNHCSTQLGEEPFSFGYGGTGKKSADCKFSDFGERFGENDVIGCYIDFDSGDEVEMGYSKNGVSLGVAFRTTKEALAGRALFPHVLVKNCAVEFNFGQKSEPYFPAPEGYTYIHNLDMEDKIRGTKGPATKSECEILMMVGLPACGKTTWAIKHAETNPEKKYNILGTNAIMDKMKVMGLRRQKNYAGRWDVLIQQATQCLNRLIEIAARKRRNYILDQTNVYGSARRRKMRPFEGFQRKAIVICPTDEDLKERTLKQTNEQGKDVPDHAVLEMKANFTLPEACDFLEAVTFAELQRAEAESLLKQYNEEGRKAGPPPEKRFDNRQGGFRGRGSGSFQRYDNRDGSRGGYQNRSGDGGSGYRGGYNRGSYNQNRWGNSYRDSGSDARVGYNRSQQSGGSYNRPAPYSKGGYNQGGYSQGYNQGYNQGSYNQNYYGNYSQYPGYSQSYSQTPSTGQTYNHHQQQPQQQPQQPPQQQQQQQQQQQQSYNQQYQQYAQQWQQYYQNQNQWNQYYSQYGSYPGQGNQGSSSGSQ, from the exons atGAGTGTCGACGTGAAGAAACTGAAAGTGAACGAGCTCAAAGAGGAGCTCCAGCGCCGCGGCCTGGACACCAGAGGCCTGAAGGCGGACCTGGTGGAGAGGCTGAGAGCCGCCCTGGAGCAGGAGGCGGAGGCGGACGCCTCGGAGCAAGGGGAGCAAggggagcagcaggaggagcagcaggagcaggaggaacaggaggaggaggaggagtactGCCAGGACAACCAAGACAACGAAGATGTGGAGGATGTCGAAGAGCCACAGG AAGCAGttgatgacgacgacgatgaagGTGAAGGCGACGACGGTGAGGATGGCGACGacggtgatgatggtggtgacgTCCCTCAAGAGGAAGACGAGGGTAGAGACTCGGGTGGCTACTACGAAGACGAGGAGGTGGAAGGCGAGCCTTATGAGAGCCAACCAGCTTCAGACTCCGGTCACAGCATGCCCGACTTCACGGCAGATGTCGATATTCAGAAATCCGACGTGACGTCAGAGGACGAGACCAAGCCGGAGCCGGAGCCAGTGGAGAACGTTGAGAGCAAACCAG AAATCAAAGTCGAGGTCAAGATGGAAGATGGCCCCGGCGCTGCCGGAGATGGAGATGAACAGCAGGATATTCGTGAGACAGAAGATCAGCAGGACGACGCAGCTCAGGCCGAGCAAATCAAAGTGGAAGCCGATAAAGGTGGACACCACGGCCGCAAGAGACCGTATGAGGAGAGCAGGAGCTACAACTACTACGAGCACAGAGAGGACAAGAG ATCCCGAACACCACAACCCCCTGctgaagacgaggaggagaacaTAGATGACACTCTGGTTACGATCGATACAT ACAACTGTGATCTGCACTTCAAAGTATCCCGGGATCGCTACAGCGGTTATCCATTGACCATTGAAGGCTTCGCTTACCTGTGGGCTGGAGCGCGAGCTTCACACGGTGTCACCCGGGGCCGTGTGTGCTACGAGATGAAG ATCAACGAGGAAATTCCTGTAAAGCACCTGCCCAGCAGTGAGCCAGATCCCCACGTGGTCAGAATCGGATGGTCGCTCAACCACTGCAGCACTCAGCTTG GCGAGGAGCCGTTTTCCTTTGGATACGGAGGAACGGGAAAGAAATCCGCTGACTGCAAGTTTTCCGACTTCGGCGAGAGGTTTGGAGAAAACGACGTCATTGGCTGTTACATT GACTTTGACAGTGGTGACGAGGTGGAGATGGGTTACTCTAAGAACGGCGTGTCGCTGGGAGTGGCTTTCCGCACAACCAAGGAGGCGTTGGCAGGCCGTGCCCTGTTCCCCCATGTCCTGGTGAAGAATTGCGCCGTTGAGTTCAACTTTGGGCAGAAGTCAGAGCCGTACTTCCCCGCACCAGAGGGCTACACCTACATCCACAATCTGGACATGGAGGACAAAATCAGAGGCACCAAGGGACCTGCCACCAAATCTGAATGCGAG ATCCTGATGATGGTTGGCCTGCCCGCCTGCGGAAAGACCACATGGGCCATAAAACACGCAGAGACTAACCCCGAGAAGAAGTACAACATCTTGGGCACGAACGCCATCATGGACAAGATGAAG GTGATGGGTCTGCGTCGCCAGAAGAACTACGCCGGGCGCTGGGATGTTCTGATCCAGCAGGCCACCCAGTGTCTGAACAGGCTGATCGAGATCGCCGCCCGCAAGAGGCGCAACTACATCCTAGACCAG ACAAATGTATATGGATCAGCAAGGAGACGAAAAATGCGTCCTTTTGAAGGTTTTCAACGCAAGGCTATTGTAATTTGTCCCACGGACGAGGATTTAAAAGAACGAACATTAAAGCAAACCAATGAGCAGGGGAAGGATGTGCCCGATCATGCTGTTTTAGAAATGAAAG CCAACTTTACTCTCCCCGAGGCTTGCGACTTCCTGGAGGCAGTGACGTTTGCTGAACTGCAGCGCGCTGAAGCCGAAAGTCTGCTGAAGCAGTACAATGAGGAGGGCCGCAAGGCCGGCCCGCCCCCCGAGAAACGCTTTGACAACAGGCAGGGCGGGTTCCGCGGACGCGGCAGCGGTAGCTTCCAGCGGTACGACAACCGCGACGGTTCCCGCGGCGGCTACCAAAACCGCAGTGGAGATGGAGGCAGCGGATACAGAGGAG GCTACAATCGTGGCAGCTATAACCAGAACCGCTGGGGCAACAGTTACCGTGACAGCGGCTCTGATGCACGCGTTGGATACAACCGCAGCCAACAGTCGGGAGGAAGCTACAATCGCCCAGCCCCTTACAGCAAGGGCGGATACAACCAG GGCGGCTACAGCCAGGGCTATAATCAAGGATACAACCAGGGCAGCTACAACCAGAATTACTACGGCAACTACAGCCAGTACCCAGGATACAGCCAGAGCTACAGCCAGACGCCATCCACTGGACAGACGTACAACCACCACCAGcaacagccacagcagcagccgcaACAgccgccgcagcagcagcagcagcagcagcaacaacaacaacagagctaCAACCAGCAATATCAGCAG tATGctcagcagtggcagcagtactaccagaaccagaaccagtggAACCAGTATTACAGTCAGTACGGCAGCTACCCTGGACAAGGCAACCAGGGCTCGTCTTCTGGTTCCCAGTAG
- the ppp1r13l gene encoding relA-associated inhibitor isoform X1: protein MSYQASFGSSMLFESINDDLNASLATADELSREFSSMLNEASSSSNNNNETNSGSQDSPTIYREKPQSYGLSDTSITTRESSSSSNNNSQCFSPVSTTFVSTDAKISRTKNAPSPVSSPLSSPLSNRRTHSPLPRAGSDSYFYGQHSPSPHSPRHKSPSRYDRSPRGSVSYMDRSPSPNPTAISFDQPRAGSIHSSSNLLSPFDSSQSGRRSPRLDRNPSPLSFNHPMSNTLPKNFGGFRQPDESVQRQKSPGKWNETDLDVSYERKPHHNYDKTEWLRPSVPNSSWRESNLDGPPPAPSPKKDHRSSSYQFPQNSLPRNARVSVPPEVSSPVHSPYHVQPIISRISIPPTTPPSRQHKPIPLSVIMRLQNPHWGGEGHMPLYQPAIPMPREFFDQPVFQPLQLPPELRQPAIYSDVLNPGDIDAELERLDLVHHMPVIREHPSSPEGNREAEQGEPRAPRPLSPTRLQPVVAPEAQSQEIPDLEVLLRLRAEIPRALKRRGSVDHSQPLKKASQYQPNQYKHLINKLFHRKDRRQKGEQGSETSSSSEGEESAMPPARLPQTSTMIPHDFRSYHSILRQSKQKSSGRRARLSPLVLLLDGSLVGELETVQRAVQEVCMNDPSQPNDEGITALHNAICGGHYNVVDFLVRIGANVSAPDSHGWTPLHCAASCNDRPLCEFLVRNGAAVNAMTQSDGATASQKCDPYAVGFEECESFLRGVEEAMGVDNSGVLYALWSYPAQAPDELSFKEGDMVTILQKPEGSDWWWASLCGREGFVPNNYFGLFPKVRPKSLC from the exons ATGAGTTATCAGGCCAGCTTCGGCAGCAGCATGCTGT TCGAGAGTATAAACGATGACCTGAATGCATCGCTGGCCACTGCAGATGAGTTATCCAGAGAGTTCAGCTCCATGCTGAatgaggcctcctcctcctccaacaacaacaacgaaacaaattCTGGGtctcag GACAGCCCTACAATCTACAGAGAGAAGCCTCAGTCCTATGGGCTGTCCGACACCTCCATCACTACGAGGGAGTCAAGTAGCAGCAGCAATAACAACTCTCAGTGTTTCTCCCCTGTCTCAACAACTTTTGTTTCCACGGACGCCAAAATCTCCAGGACTAAAAATGCACCCTCCCCTGTTTCCAGCCCACTGTCATCCCCCCTGAGCAACCGCAGGACACACTCTCCTCTTCCTCGAGCTGGATCTGACAGCTACTTCTATGGGCAACATAGCCCGTCGCCTCACTCCCCGAGACATAAGTCCCCTTCTAGGTATGACAGGAGCCCACGTGGCTCAGTAAGTTACATGGACAGAAGCCCTTCTCCAAACCCCACAGCTATCTCTTTTGACCAGCCTCGCGCTGGCTCGATCCACTCCTCCTCAAATTTACTGAGCCCTTTTGACAGCAGCCAGTCGGGCCGCAGATCACCTCGGCTTGACAGAAATCCCTCTCCTTTGTCCTTCAATCATCCGATGTCCAACACGCTCCCGAAAAACTTCGGTGGTTTCAGGCAACCTG ATGAGAGTGTGCAGCGGCAAAAGAGTCCTGGCAAGTGGAATGAAACAGATCTGGACGTGTCCTACGAGAGAAAGCCTCACCATAATTACGACA AGACAGAGTGGCTGCGGCCGTCTGTGCCAAATAGCAGCTGGAGAGAATCCAACCTCGATGGCCCTCCTCCTGCACCAAGCCCCAAAAAG gATCATCGCTCTAGTTCGTACCAGTTTCCCCAGAATTCTCTCCCTCGCAATGCACGCGTGTCGGTGCCTCCAGAAGTTTCATCCCCGGTCCACTCCCCTTACCACGTTCAACCAATCATCTCCCGTATTTCTATTCCCCCAACCACTCCTCCGTCCCGTCAGCACAAgcccatccctctctctgtcatcatGCGTCTCCAAAACCCTCACTGGGGAGGGGAAGGCCATATGCCACTTTACCAACCAGCTATACCAATGCCGAGGGAGTTCTTTGACCAACCTGTGTTCCAGCCTCTGCAACTCCCACCTGAGCTGAGACAGCCAGCGATATACAGTGATG TGCTGAACCCGGGGGATATAGATGCAGAGTTAGAGCGGCTGGACCTTGTTCATCACATGCCTGTGATTCGGGAGCATCCCAGCAGTCCAGAGGGAAACAGGGAGGCTGAGCAGGGCGAACCCAGAGCTCCCCGGCCCCTCAGCCCTACCAGGCTACAGCCAGTGGTGGCTCCTGAGGCCCAGAGCCAGGAGATTCCTGACCTAGAGGTGCTGCTCCGGCTCCGGGCAGAAATACCTCGGGCCCTGAAGAGACGGGGCTCCGTGGACCACTCACAGCCCCTGAAGAAGGCCTCACAATACCAGCCAAACCAGTACAAACATCTCATCAACAAGCTTTTTCACAGGAAGGACCGTCGCCAGAAGGGGGAGCAAGGTAGCGAGACCAGCAGCTCctcagaaggagaggagagcgcTATGCCTCCTGCTCGCTTACCTCAGACATCTACAATGATTCCCCACGACTTCAGA AGCTACCATTCCATTCTGCGGCAGTCCAAACAAAAAAGTTCTGGGAGGCGAGCTCGTCTCAGTCCTCTCGTCCTGCTGCTGGACGGATCGTTGGTTGGAGAACTGGAGACGGTACAGAGAGCCGTGCAGGAGGTATGT ATGAACGACCCCAGCCAACCAAACGATGAAGGCATCACTGCCCTCCACAATGCCATCTGTGGAGGCCACTACAATGTTGTGGATTTCCTGGTTCGCATTGGAGCCAATGTCAGTGCACCAGACAGCCATGGCTG GACTCCGCTGCATTGTGCAGCCTCTTGCAACGACCGTCCTCTGTGTGAGTTTTTGGTGAGGAATGGAGCCGCTGTCAACGCCATGACACAGAGCGATGGCGCCACTGCCTCCCAGAAGTGTGATCCTTATGCTGTTGGGTTTGAGGAGTGTGAGAGCTTCCTACGGG GTGTGGAGGAGGCCATGGGGGTGGATAACAGTGGGGTGCTGTACGCTCTGTGGAGCTACCCAGCTCAGGCACCCGACGAGCTGAGCTTCAAAGAAGGAGACATGGTTACTATCCTGCAGAAACCTGAAGGGTCAGACTGGTGGTGGGCCTCACTCTGTGGCAGAGAGGGCTTTGTTCCAAACAACTACTTTGGG cttttccCAAAGGTTCGTCCAAAATCTCTCTGCTAA
- the ppp1r13l gene encoding relA-associated inhibitor isoform X2, producing the protein MSYQASFGSSMLFESINDDLNASLATADELSREFSSMLNEASSSSNNNNETNSGSQDSPTIYREKPQSYGLSDTSITTRESSSSSNNNSQCFSPVSTTFVSTDAKISRTKNAPSPVSSPLSSPLSNRRTHSPLPRAGSDSYFYGQHSPSPHSPRHKSPSRYDRSPRGSVSYMDRSPSPNPTAISFDQPRAGSIHSSSNLLSPFDSSQSGRRSPRLDRNPSPLSFNHPMSNTLPKNFGGFRQPDESVQRQKSPGKWNETDLDVSYERKPHHNYDKTEWLRPSVPNSSWRESNLDGPPPAPSPKKDHRSSSYQFPQNSLPRNARVSVPPEVSSPVHSPYHVQPIISRISIPPTTPPSRQHKPIPLSVIMRLQNPHWGGEGHMPLYQPAIPMPREFFDQPVFQPLQLPPELRQPAIYSDVLNPGDIDAELERLDLVHHMPVIREHPSSPEGNREAEQGEPRAPRPLSPTRLQPVVAPEAQSQEIPDLEVLLRLRAEIPRALKRRGSVDHSQPLKKASQYQPNQYKHLINKLFHRKDRRQKGEQGSETSSSSEGEESAMPPARLPQTSTMIPHDFRSYHSILRQSKQKSSGRRARLSPLVLLLDGSLVGELETVQRAVQEMNDPSQPNDEGITALHNAICGGHYNVVDFLVRIGANVSAPDSHGWTPLHCAASCNDRPLCEFLVRNGAAVNAMTQSDGATASQKCDPYAVGFEECESFLRGVEEAMGVDNSGVLYALWSYPAQAPDELSFKEGDMVTILQKPEGSDWWWASLCGREGFVPNNYFGLFPKVRPKSLC; encoded by the exons ATGAGTTATCAGGCCAGCTTCGGCAGCAGCATGCTGT TCGAGAGTATAAACGATGACCTGAATGCATCGCTGGCCACTGCAGATGAGTTATCCAGAGAGTTCAGCTCCATGCTGAatgaggcctcctcctcctccaacaacaacaacgaaacaaattCTGGGtctcag GACAGCCCTACAATCTACAGAGAGAAGCCTCAGTCCTATGGGCTGTCCGACACCTCCATCACTACGAGGGAGTCAAGTAGCAGCAGCAATAACAACTCTCAGTGTTTCTCCCCTGTCTCAACAACTTTTGTTTCCACGGACGCCAAAATCTCCAGGACTAAAAATGCACCCTCCCCTGTTTCCAGCCCACTGTCATCCCCCCTGAGCAACCGCAGGACACACTCTCCTCTTCCTCGAGCTGGATCTGACAGCTACTTCTATGGGCAACATAGCCCGTCGCCTCACTCCCCGAGACATAAGTCCCCTTCTAGGTATGACAGGAGCCCACGTGGCTCAGTAAGTTACATGGACAGAAGCCCTTCTCCAAACCCCACAGCTATCTCTTTTGACCAGCCTCGCGCTGGCTCGATCCACTCCTCCTCAAATTTACTGAGCCCTTTTGACAGCAGCCAGTCGGGCCGCAGATCACCTCGGCTTGACAGAAATCCCTCTCCTTTGTCCTTCAATCATCCGATGTCCAACACGCTCCCGAAAAACTTCGGTGGTTTCAGGCAACCTG ATGAGAGTGTGCAGCGGCAAAAGAGTCCTGGCAAGTGGAATGAAACAGATCTGGACGTGTCCTACGAGAGAAAGCCTCACCATAATTACGACA AGACAGAGTGGCTGCGGCCGTCTGTGCCAAATAGCAGCTGGAGAGAATCCAACCTCGATGGCCCTCCTCCTGCACCAAGCCCCAAAAAG gATCATCGCTCTAGTTCGTACCAGTTTCCCCAGAATTCTCTCCCTCGCAATGCACGCGTGTCGGTGCCTCCAGAAGTTTCATCCCCGGTCCACTCCCCTTACCACGTTCAACCAATCATCTCCCGTATTTCTATTCCCCCAACCACTCCTCCGTCCCGTCAGCACAAgcccatccctctctctgtcatcatGCGTCTCCAAAACCCTCACTGGGGAGGGGAAGGCCATATGCCACTTTACCAACCAGCTATACCAATGCCGAGGGAGTTCTTTGACCAACCTGTGTTCCAGCCTCTGCAACTCCCACCTGAGCTGAGACAGCCAGCGATATACAGTGATG TGCTGAACCCGGGGGATATAGATGCAGAGTTAGAGCGGCTGGACCTTGTTCATCACATGCCTGTGATTCGGGAGCATCCCAGCAGTCCAGAGGGAAACAGGGAGGCTGAGCAGGGCGAACCCAGAGCTCCCCGGCCCCTCAGCCCTACCAGGCTACAGCCAGTGGTGGCTCCTGAGGCCCAGAGCCAGGAGATTCCTGACCTAGAGGTGCTGCTCCGGCTCCGGGCAGAAATACCTCGGGCCCTGAAGAGACGGGGCTCCGTGGACCACTCACAGCCCCTGAAGAAGGCCTCACAATACCAGCCAAACCAGTACAAACATCTCATCAACAAGCTTTTTCACAGGAAGGACCGTCGCCAGAAGGGGGAGCAAGGTAGCGAGACCAGCAGCTCctcagaaggagaggagagcgcTATGCCTCCTGCTCGCTTACCTCAGACATCTACAATGATTCCCCACGACTTCAGA AGCTACCATTCCATTCTGCGGCAGTCCAAACAAAAAAGTTCTGGGAGGCGAGCTCGTCTCAGTCCTCTCGTCCTGCTGCTGGACGGATCGTTGGTTGGAGAACTGGAGACGGTACAGAGAGCCGTGCAGGAG ATGAACGACCCCAGCCAACCAAACGATGAAGGCATCACTGCCCTCCACAATGCCATCTGTGGAGGCCACTACAATGTTGTGGATTTCCTGGTTCGCATTGGAGCCAATGTCAGTGCACCAGACAGCCATGGCTG GACTCCGCTGCATTGTGCAGCCTCTTGCAACGACCGTCCTCTGTGTGAGTTTTTGGTGAGGAATGGAGCCGCTGTCAACGCCATGACACAGAGCGATGGCGCCACTGCCTCCCAGAAGTGTGATCCTTATGCTGTTGGGTTTGAGGAGTGTGAGAGCTTCCTACGGG GTGTGGAGGAGGCCATGGGGGTGGATAACAGTGGGGTGCTGTACGCTCTGTGGAGCTACCCAGCTCAGGCACCCGACGAGCTGAGCTTCAAAGAAGGAGACATGGTTACTATCCTGCAGAAACCTGAAGGGTCAGACTGGTGGTGGGCCTCACTCTGTGGCAGAGAGGGCTTTGTTCCAAACAACTACTTTGGG cttttccCAAAGGTTCGTCCAAAATCTCTCTGCTAA